Proteins from a genomic interval of Marmoricola sp. OAE513:
- a CDS encoding DUF4873 domain-containing protein, whose protein sequence is MSTLHEPGEEYRGAAEVVDDQHDDGILVEVHLRGHFEPNDGRFHWYGRIDADEALSGRYRSGATVALQTPHGIAAGRIADVDPWGRFRVTGLGAPPF, encoded by the coding sequence ATGAGCACGCTGCACGAGCCCGGTGAGGAGTACCGGGGCGCCGCCGAGGTCGTCGACGACCAGCACGACGACGGCATCCTGGTCGAGGTCCACCTGCGCGGCCACTTCGAACCCAACGACGGCCGCTTCCACTGGTACGGACGCATCGACGCGGACGAAGCGCTCTCGGGCCGGTACCGCTCCGGCGCGACGGTGGCACTGCAGACGCCGCACGGGATCGCCGCCGGCCGGATCGCGGACGTCGACCCGTGGGGCCGCTTCCGGGTAACGGGTCTCGGCGCTCCCCCGTTCTGA
- a CDS encoding TetR/AcrR family transcriptional regulator, producing MSPEVKDGRSTRWDDHRDARRTELVEAAVAAIDEHGPGASIAEIASSAGVSKPVLYRYFGDKDDLYRAVGRWGADQVLERLIPILVASEDLSLRDRVYAGCDAYLAFLEEHPQVFLLLVEHRTTDDPLADGKEQIASTVAKLMGDTLRRLDVDAAGAEPWAHGLIGMFLSVGEWYLRRDIMSRDATSTYLASFVWHAFDGFASDHGAALDRAGELRVLKPRRKDAR from the coding sequence ATGAGCCCTGAGGTCAAGGACGGACGCAGCACCCGCTGGGACGACCACCGCGACGCCCGGCGCACCGAGCTCGTCGAGGCTGCGGTCGCGGCCATCGACGAGCACGGGCCGGGAGCCTCGATCGCCGAGATCGCGTCGTCGGCGGGCGTCAGCAAGCCGGTGCTCTACCGGTACTTCGGCGACAAGGACGACCTGTACCGAGCCGTCGGACGCTGGGGCGCCGACCAGGTCCTCGAGCGACTGATCCCGATCCTGGTGGCCAGCGAGGACCTCTCGCTGCGCGACCGGGTCTACGCGGGCTGCGACGCCTATCTCGCCTTCCTCGAGGAGCACCCGCAGGTGTTCCTGCTGCTCGTCGAGCACCGCACGACCGACGACCCACTGGCGGACGGCAAGGAGCAGATCGCCTCGACGGTCGCCAAGCTGATGGGCGACACGTTGCGTCGACTGGACGTCGACGCTGCCGGCGCCGAGCCCTGGGCGCACGGTCTGATCGGGATGTTCCTCTCGGTCGGCGAGTGGTACCTGCGCCGCGACATCATGAGCCGCGACGCGACGTCGACGTACCTGGCGTCCTTCGTCTGGCACGCGTTCGACGGGTTCGCCTCCGACCACGGCGCCGCGCTCGACCGGGCCGGTGAGCTGCGCGTCCTGAAGCCCCGACGGAAGGACGCCCGATGA